One genomic region from Prunus persica cultivar Lovell chromosome G3, Prunus_persica_NCBIv2, whole genome shotgun sequence encodes:
- the LOC18788034 gene encoding long chain acyl-CoA synthetase 1, translated as MKIFSVPVEEGREGQDGKPSVGPVYRNLLSQNAFPPPDRQISSSWDLFSQSVQKYPGNRMLGWREIVRGKPGPYIWKTYEEVYEEVLCVGSALRLSSVEPGSRIGIYGSNCPQWIMAMEACNAHSLICVPLYDTLGPGAVNYIVDHAEVEVVFIQDKKVKELLNPDCRSLQRLKVMVCFTSLTEEEKENAVQLGIKPYSWNEFIEMGKQNPSEILPPQTENICAIMYTSGTSGDPKGVVITHENVAYGVRGIDLFMEQFEDKMTADDVYLSFLPLAHILDRVIEEYFFRNGASVGYYHGDLNALKDDMMELKPTLLAGVPRVFEKIHEGIKKAVLELNPRRRKIFDILYRYKLAWMNMGYKNKNASPLADLLAFRKIKARLGGRLRLIISGGAPLSSEIEEFLRVTCCAFVVQGYGLTETCGPTTLGFPDEMCMIGAVGSVSVYNELRLDEVPDMGYNPLGNPPCGEICLRGKTVFSGYYKSPELTREAIKDGWFHTGDIGEILPNGTIKVIDRKKNLIKLSQGEYVALEYLENVYGIASIIEDIWVYGNSFKSMLVAVVVPEEDTTKKWAYLNGHMGSFSDICSLDQLKNHIMAELKLTAERNKLRGFEHIKGVIVEPRPLDMERDLVTATMKKKRHQLLKYYKVEIDQLYQTLDGRKWS; from the exons ATGAAGATTTTCTCAGTTCCAGTTGAGGAAGGAAGGGAAGGCCAGGATGGCAAGCCTTCAGTTGGTCCGGTGTACCGTAATTTACTCTCCCAAAATGCTTTTCCCCCACCTGATCGCCAAATAAGTTCATCTTGGGACCTTTTcag TCAATCTGTTCAGAAGTATCCTGGAAATCGGATGCTTGGATGGCGTGAAATTGTTCGTGGGAAG CCCGGGCCTTATATTTGGAAAACATACGAGGAGGTTTATGAGGAAGTTCTGTGTGTTGGTTCTGCGTTACGATTATCCAGTGTTGAACCA GGCTCCCGGATTGGGATTTATGGCTCAAATTGCCCCCAATGGATTATGGCAATGGAG GCTTGCAATGCTCACAGTTTGATTTGTGTGCCTCTCTACGATACCCTTG GTCCGGGAGCTGTAAATTATATTGTAGATCATGCAGAGGTTGAGGTTGTTTTCATCCAAGATAAGAAAGTGAAAGAA CTATTGAACCCGGATTGTAGATCTCTTCAACGACTAAAAG TTATGGTTTGCTTCACTTCATTgacagaggaagagaaggaaaatgcAGTGCAGCTTGGGATAAAACCATACTCATGGAACGAGTTCATTGAGATG GGTAAACAAAATCCGTCAGAGATTCTTCCACCCCAGACTGAAAATATCTGCGCAATTATGTACACAAGCGGTACCAGTGGAGATCCTAAAGGTGTTGTGATAACACATGAAAATGTTGCATATGGTGTGAGAGGGATTGACCTTTTTATGGAACAATTTGAAGACAAG ATGACAGCGGATGATGTGTATCTATCTTTCCTTCCCCTGGCTCATATCCTGGATCGCGTGATTGAGGAGTATTTTTTCCGAAATGGTGCTTCTGTTGGCTACTATCATGGG GATCTTAATGCATTGAAGGATGATATGATGGAGTTAAAGCCAACACTTCTTGCTGGGGTGCCTagagtttttgaaaaaatacatGAAG GTATAAAGAAAGCAGTGTTAGAGCTCAATCCCAGAAGAAGGAAGATTTTTGACATTCTCTACAGATA CAAACTTGCTTGGATGAATATGGGgtataagaacaaaaatgcATCACCATTAGCAGATCTGTTAGCCTTCAGGAAG atCAAAGCTAGGCTGGGCGGTCGGCTTCGACTTATAATTTCTGGAGGTGCACCCTTGAGCTCTGAGATCGAAGAATTCTTGCGGGTTACTTGCTGTGCTTTTGTAGTCCAAGGCTATG GGTTGACCGAAACTTGTGGACCGACTACTCTTGGCTTTCCGGATGAAATGTGCATGATTGGAGCTGTTGGTTCTGTAAGTGTATACAATGAGCTGCGCCTGGATGAGGTTCCAGATATGGGCTACAATCCACTTGGGAATCCTCCTTGTGGTGAGATATGTCTGAGAGGGAAGACTGTTTTTTCCGGCTACTACAAAAGTCCTGAATTGACAAGAGAAGCCATAAAAGATGGCTGGTTCCATACAG GGGACATAGGTGAAATACTTCCAAATGGAACCATCAAGGTGATTGATAGGAAAAAGAATCTCATTAAGCTATCCCAAGGAGAGTATGTTGCACTTGAGTATTTGGAAAATGTCTATGGTATTGCTTCTATTATTGAAGAT ATCTGGGTTTACGGAAACAGCTTCAAGTCCATGCTTGTTGCAGTGGTGGTACCAGAAGAAGACACTACCAAGAAATGGGCTTATTTAAATGGTCACATGGgttcattttctgatatttgtTCTCTTGATCAGCTAAAGAATCATATCATGGCCGAGCTTAAGTTAACAGCTGAGAGAAACAAG CTGCGTGGCTTTGAACACATCAAAGGAGTCATTGTAGAACCTCGCCCCCTTGACATGGAAAGAGACTTGGTGACTGCAac